One Solanum pennellii chromosome 9, SPENNV200 DNA segment encodes these proteins:
- the LOC107029913 gene encoding ethylene-responsive transcription factor ERF024-like, translated as MTTTTYGGKNIIIGGSNNSSTAPDNKSYSGRHPVYRGIRRRKSSGKWVSEIREPKSPNRIWLGTFPTPEMAAIAYDVAAIALKGPEADLNFPNSAASFPVPATSSARDIQTAAARAAAAVGAAGDALLAAAAVHREVVINEKGKMENVEIQNFEFMDEDLIFDMPNVLVNMAEGMLLSPPRFYMHDDDDQTTITYQNLWNYT; from the coding sequence atgacAACTACTACTTATGGTGGAAAGAACATTATTATCGGGGGCAGTAATAACTCTAGTACTGCCCCCGATAATAAATCTTATTCAGGGCGTCACCCCGTTTACCGAGGaataaggagaagaaaaagtagTGGAAAATGGGTGTCAGAAATTCGCGAGCCAAAATCCCCTAATAGGATTTGGCTCGGGACGTTTCCGACACCCGAAATGGCCGCCATCGCGTATGACGTGGCGGCCATAGCCCTAAAAGGTCCCGAGGCGGATCTTAACTTCCCGAACTCGGCTGCCTCTTTTCCTGTTCCTGCCACGAGCTCTGCTCGTGACATCCAGACAGCTGCAGCCAGGGCGGCTGCAGCTGTTGGGGCAGCCGGGGACGCGTTGTTAGCCGCGGCTGCGGTGCATAGGGAGGTAGTAATTAATGAAAAGGGTAAAATGGAGAATGTGGAAATTCAGAATTTTGAGTTTATGGATGAggatttgatatttgatatgCCAAATGTTCTTGTTAATATGGCTGAAGGGATGTTACTTAGTCCACCAAGGTTTTATATgcatgatgatgatgatcaaaCTACTATTACCTACCAAAACTTGTGGAATTATACCTAA